One region of Oryza glaberrima chromosome 7, OglaRS2, whole genome shotgun sequence genomic DNA includes:
- the LOC127780063 gene encoding uncharacterized protein LOC127780063 has translation MAGGEHRLQIAAKSDGQGRAAAPEKWVNCFVRVVALIERTGNALGTLAFTWATVVLLGGYSTVLRSQDDFWYATAIFFLEAARMFSGSNNRHDYQLFFRTRGDFRPLGWNGLIAIVCILDVWVLLVLQKKIVMAAVVVYAMIILLALGQNISPEFQPLCNPFRRAISLWSPLAAILLLTPTMQHHSRELVWNTTGGRLIPKITAEINFIPSRFTVAKWTAFFILLVVVLMVTISRLRFPIVTKLADSALCRKLLVWGQTIQNMCMLAALVLLVLTTDGSFRFVTILSLLGITLMVSSGNFQIPAAVVRAEIASFALHRLIMPHNGYIEHGENPDSKTNLVPSLIIFYGMVMAQGILYIVACILDIFSFIPRRSLIRRAGLRGQLGVEYVNLYYAYAFEKCMGGAVFVPKKISLTNFAINSLNSDSPKNHFYGIQLMHSLLENEMTRVRILDKLITSTKTIDRIISMLGWTSPNNTTVRLYAAKVTVELAKDLQVITVPMAVQLVSALLDTNGKLKKGNPLLQVDDEQEERQDPILNTANSQEERPDGIRNSDDDPTQRQEPLEGTDNLPETQTCSTHIHEQNCILRRRWQHISEYWKVPKEHSLTYYDHLPALGMLIIDKLASCGQNNCVEIDRVADLIPKIIGFTSLRSDTTNSEAQQMVLVKSSLKVLQRLTSIGGEIGITLRYKILKHPFLLRNLAEILGDNNNNQELRKLVAGILRNLAIDGDTRQKIGHMQVLITRLMKAFLNSDRTSSTNVDCLLTKVAGQALAMLATDNVHNCLVMLKEPDFINKLKRMIQIHDEKYIYVAATLLCCMCQHAQAKLTESDLKELSQTLREVLERIMNAEGAELEILIGLSSQICKVIPEEFSQELDDEQIKQRFIKRLVDVLNANMNPGAHCPGIRRVILEQSIYMMECNSHYTSCFNEFRMIEALWMVEEMPSGVENYRTFLGDAGFMEYSTPLFALVDRAKELMGRQCLQGVSRVN, from the exons ATGGCCGGCGGGGAGCATCGACTGCAGATAGCGGCCAAGTCCGACGGGCAAGGCAGGGCAGCCGCGCCGGAGAAGTGGGTGAATTGCTTCGTTCGCGTGGTGGCGCTGATCGAGAGGACGGGCAACGCGCTCGGCACGTTGGCCTTCACCTGGGccaccgtcgtcctcctcggcggATACTCCACGGTGCTCCGCTCGCAGGACGATTTTTGGTACGCCACAGCCATATTCTTCCTAGAAGCCGCCAG GATGTTCAGTGGCAGCAACAACAGGCACGATTACCAATTGTTCTTCCGAACCAGAGGTGATTTCAGACCTCTTGGCTGGAATGGTCTAATCGCCATCGTCTGCATTTTAGATGTTTGGGTGTTGTTGGTTCTCCAGAAGAAAATAGTTATGGCAGCTGTAGTGGTTTACGCTATGATAATTCTGCTTGCACTTGGCCAGAATATATCTCCTGAGTTTCAACCACTATGCAATCCATTCCGCCGTGCCATATCTCTATGGAGCCCCTTAGCTGCAATACTGTTGCTAACTCCAACCATGCAGCATCACTCAAGGGAACTTGTTTGGAATACCACAGGAGGCAGATTAATACCGAAAATAACGGCTGAAATTAACTTCATCCCAAGTAGGTTCACAGTTGCCAAATGGACagcgtttttcatattgctcgTAGTTGTGCTCATGGTAACAATCAGCAGGTTGCGGTTCCCAATAGTCACCAAACTAGCAGATAGTGCTCTGTGCAGAAAGCTATTAGTTTGGGGTCAAACTATCCAGAATATGTGCATGCTTGCTGCGCTAGTGTTGTTGGTACTGACTACTGATGGGTCCTTTCGGTTTGTAACAATCTTGTCACTACTCGGCATTACATTGATGGTGTCATCTGGCAACTTCCAGATACCAGCAGCAGTAGTGCGTGCTGAGATTGCAAGCTTCGCACTTCACCGCCTTATCATGCCACATAACGGCTACATAGAACATGGAGAGAATCCAGACAGTAAGACTAACCTGGTACCATCTCTCATTATCTTCTATGGGATGGTGATGGCACAAGGAATACTCTACATCGTGGCATGCATCCTCGATATCTTTTCATTCATCCCCCGGAGATCCCTCATCCGGCGTGCTGGATTGAGAGGTCAGCTGGGAGTGGAATATGTCAATCTATATTATGCATATGCCTTCGAGAAATGCATGGGAGGGGCTGTGTTTGTTCCAAAGAAAATCAGCCTGACCAACTTTGCCATAAATTCCCTGAACTCAGATTCTCCCAAGAATCATTTCTATGGGATTCAACTGATGCATAGCCTTCTGGAGAATGAAATGACAAGGGTTCGGATCCTTGACAAACTCATCACTTCTACAAAGACCATCGACAGAATAATCAGTATGTTGGGCTGGACTAGTCCAAATAATACGACGGTCAGATTATATGCCGCTAAGGTGACTGTTGAGCTTGCAAAGGACCTCCAAGTCATCACTGTTCCTATGGCAGTGCAGCTTGTATCTGCACTTCTGGACACCAATGGCAAACTTAAAAAGGGAAATCCACTTCTGCAGGTAGATGATGAACAAGAGGAGAGGCAAGACCCCATTCTCAACACAGCAAATAGCCAAGAGGAAAGACCGGATGGAATTAGGAATTCAGATGATGACCCAACGCAAAGACAAGAGCCACTTGAAGGCACTGATAACCTGCCGGAGACACAAACTTGTTCAACCCACATCCATGAACAGAACTGCATACTCAGACGAAGATGGCAGCACATTTCAGAGTACTGGAAAGTTCCCAAAGAGCATTCATTGACGTACTATGATCATCTTCCTGCACTTGGCATGTTGATTATTGACAAGCTTGCTAGTTGTGGTCAAAATAACTGCGTGGAAATCGATAGAGTAGCTGACCTCATTCCGAAGATCATAGGATTTACAAGCTTAAGAAGTGACACGACGAACAGCGAGGCACAGCAAATGGTCCTGGTAAAGTCATCACTGAAGGTGTTGCAGAGACTCACAAGCATTGGAGGAGAGATCGGCATAACATTACGGTACAAGATATTGAAACATCCCTTCCTTTTAAGAAACCTTGCCGAAATCTTGGGagacaacaacaacaatcaaGAATTAAGGAAGCTTGTGGCAGGAATCCTCAGAAACCTTGCCATTGATGGTGACACAAGGCAGAAGATTGGGCACATGCAGGTGCTCATAACCAGGCTGATGAAAGCATTCCTCAATTCAGATAGAACCTCCAGCACAAATGTTGATTGCTTGCTAACAAAGGTAGCTGGGCAAGCACTGGCAATGCTGGCAACAGATAATGTGCACAACTGCTTAGTTATGTTGAAAGAACCAGATTTTATCAATAAACTCAAACGTATGATCCAGATCCATGATGAAAAGTACATATATGTGGCGGCAACCCTATTGTGTTGTATGTGCCAGCACGCCCAAGCCAAGCTCACAGAATCAGACCTGAAGGAACTATCTCAGACCTTACGTGAG GTCTTGGAGAGAATAATGAATGCAGAAGGGGCAGAACTAGAGATCCTCATTGGCCTAAGTTCACAGATATGCAAAGTCATTCCTGAAGAATTTTCCCAAGAACTAGATGACGAACAGATTAAGCAGAGATTCATAAAGAGGCTAGTTGATGTACTGAATGCAAATATGAACCCAGGTGCTCACTGTCCTGGGATTAGGAGGGTGATACTTGAGCAATCTATATACATGATGGAGTGTAATTCTCACTATACCAGTTGTTTCAACGAATTCCGGATGATAGAAGCACTGTGGATGGTAGAGGAGATGCCCTCAGGGGTTGAGAACTACAGGACTTTCTTGGGTGACGCAGGTTTTATGGAATACAGCACACCTCTCTTTGCTCTTGTGGACAGAGCAAAAGAACTGATGGGCCGTCAGTGCCTGCAAGGAGTCAGTAGAGTTAACTGA